Genomic segment of Aquarana catesbeiana isolate 2022-GZ linkage group LG09, ASM4218655v1, whole genome shotgun sequence:
CAGCTACAGAGGCCATTGTTTTAAAGATTTTGTATTGCTTGTTAAGCACATgtacatatttttattgtttagTATTGTCATCAACTCTCTCATCCTCTCGTTGAGCCCAAGCTATAAACTGTATTGCCCACTTGAGGAAGGTGAAGAAACCAATCCCTACTTGAGAAATTGCAGGTTTCTCAACATTGTAGTGCACTAAGATGAGCCTGAAGCATCCCTATGACACATATCTGTAATGACATCATCATGTGCTTAACTTGATGATGAAGGCATGATGGCTCCACAACACCAACAGACCCTATTAATATTAATTTTGTCTTCTTTGTCTTATTTGTAGTTCATCATGTTGTCAGTAAAACATAACAACGAAACAGTCATAAAAGAATTTCTTCTCATTGGATTCTCCATTCTGAAAGAGACAAGATTTTATCTCTTCATAATAATTTCAGTTATATATGTTGTTACATTAACAGCCAATGTCTTTATTATTATCATTGTCAAAAGTGAAAGACGTCTTCAGAAACCTATGTACTTCTTCATTGGTGGACTTTCCTTCCTTGATATCTGGTATCCTTCAGTCACTGTCCCCAGGCTCTTGTGGTCTCTTAAAACTAAAGAAGAAGCAATATCCCCAGCTGGGTGCATGGCacaattttatttccatttttctcTTGGAGCAACTGAAATCTTCCTCCTTACCGTGATGGCTTATGATCGTTATGTGGCCATCTGCAACCCTCTTTACTATTTAATTATTATAAGTCCTAAGGTTTGCACCATACTCATACTTGGGTCCTGGGCCTGTGGATTTCTTGCAGTGATTACTCCATGTGTACAGATTGCAAACCTTTCATTTTGTCGGGAGAACCAAATTGATCATTACTACTGTGACTTGGCCCCCTTGCTTAAACTGTCTTGCTCAGAGACTTCGGGCATTGAAAAACTGTTTTTCTGTCTTAGCTTGTTAATAATATTGGGATGTTTTTTCCTAATTATTATCTCTTATATTTGTATTATACAAACAACTCTGATGTTTCCAACAGCTTTTGGAAGACGCAAAACATTTTCTACTTTTGCCTCACACCTTattgttgttttgctgttttatggCACCATCATCTTTATGTTTGTCAGACCCAGCACTGGTGGCCTCATGCACCTTAATAAAATAGTTTCCATCATCCCATCAATAGTAACTCCTCTTTTAAACCCAATTATCTACACTTTG
This window contains:
- the LOC141108973 gene encoding olfactory receptor 6M1-like; amino-acid sequence: MLSVKHNNETVIKEFLLIGFSILKETRFYLFIIISVIYVVTLTANVFIIIIVKSERRLQKPMYFFIGGLSFLDIWYPSVTVPRLLWSLKTKEEAISPAGCMAQFYFHFSLGATEIFLLTVMAYDRYVAICNPLYYLIIISPKVCTILILGSWACGFLAVITPCVQIANLSFCRENQIDHYYCDLAPLLKLSCSETSGIEKLFFCLSLLIILGCFFLIIISYICIIQTTLMFPTAFGRRKTFSTFASHLIVVLLFYGTIIFMFVRPSTGGLMHLNKIVSIIPSIVTPLLNPIIYTLRNQEVHNAMKKTVQRCFPI